A window from Rhizosphaericola mali encodes these proteins:
- a CDS encoding outer membrane beta-barrel protein encodes MKKSFLVIITSLFVTVFTAKTVHAQDNNPDSATIVNEALKESAQERQIQDKENEKPKPNRFSKFDLSKRPHDHLIIGFGIAGLSGTNDTTSTHGFSRQFEIEMMFDKPIRTNPHLSVGYGLGLMSTNLFFSNKYIDLATSTNSVDFSTTKKFNKFKLVLNYIEIPVEFRYAKNIEQPQKGFKFAIGIKAGYLMSAYSKGKNEINSSGASLYGTGYVEKQRNSRFFNSTMLSGTARVGFGAFSIFGNYSVLSMFKSAAGPTLRPYSIGFAVSGL; translated from the coding sequence ATGAAAAAATCGTTTTTAGTAATTATTACTTCCTTATTTGTTACAGTTTTTACTGCCAAAACTGTCCATGCTCAAGACAATAATCCGGATTCTGCAACGATAGTAAATGAAGCTTTGAAAGAAAGTGCTCAAGAACGTCAAATTCAGGATAAAGAAAATGAAAAACCTAAACCAAATAGGTTTTCTAAATTTGATCTTTCTAAAAGACCACATGATCATTTAATTATTGGTTTTGGTATTGCTGGTCTTTCTGGTACAAATGATACTACTTCAACTCATGGATTTTCTAGACAATTTGAAATTGAAATGATGTTTGATAAGCCAATTAGAACCAACCCACATCTAAGTGTAGGTTACGGATTAGGATTAATGAGTACCAATTTGTTTTTTAGTAATAAGTATATAGATCTTGCTACATCTACTAATAGTGTTGATTTTAGTACAACGAAAAAATTCAATAAATTTAAATTGGTATTGAATTATATAGAAATTCCAGTTGAATTTAGATATGCTAAAAATATTGAACAACCTCAAAAGGGTTTTAAATTTGCTATCGGAATTAAAGCTGGGTATTTGATGAGTGCATATTCTAAGGGAAAAAATGAAATTAACAGTTCTGGAGCTTCCTTATACGGTACTGGATATGTTGAAAAACAAAGAAATTCTAGATTTTTTAATTCCACTATGTTATCTGGAACTGCTAGAGTAGGATTTGGAGCTTTTTCCATATTCGGAAATTATTCTGTTTTAAGTATGTTTAAATCAGCTGCTGGACCGACTTTACGTCCATATTCAATTGGTTTTGCAGTAAGTGGTTTGTAA
- the mnmG gene encoding tRNA uridine-5-carboxymethylaminomethyl(34) synthesis enzyme MnmG encodes MFAEYDVIVAGAGHAGCEAAAAAANLGDKVLLITMNLQVLAQMSCNPAMGGIAKGQIVREIDALGGYSGIVTDKSLLQFRMLNRSKGPAMWSPRAQSDRMLFAATWREMLEQTPNLDFYQDMVTEIIIENGKACGVKTSLGHEIRSKSVVITSGTFLNGVIHIGEKQLKGGRIAEKGATGITEQLVAYGMESDRLKTGTPPRVDGRSLNYDLMEEQKGDEYISGFSYMDVKKINAEQQRSCHITYTNTNVHEILKTGFDRSPMYTGRIEGVGPRYCPSIEDKINRFADKDRHQIFVEPEGFHTCEIYVNGFSTSLPEDVQIKALRQIKGFENAKIFRPGYAIEYDFFPPTQLKLTLETKLISNLFFAGQINGTTGYEEAACQGLMAGINAHQKIHENDPFILKRNEAYIGVLIDDLVNKGTKEPYRMFTSRAEYRTLLRQDNADLRLTPKSFELGLAKEDRMKKVEKKNQDVQQIIYAMKETNVLPDEINPYLTDISSASITEKQRAAKILLRPDVAIQPILESVKVLKEETAQYNSETIEQAEIQIKYEKYIEKEEELVIRMSQMENLKIPENFNYENIPALRKESMLKLNQIKPATLGQASRISGVNPSDIQILMVYMGR; translated from the coding sequence ATGTTTGCAGAATACGATGTAATTGTAGCAGGAGCAGGACATGCAGGATGTGAGGCAGCGGCAGCGGCAGCTAATTTAGGAGATAAGGTTTTATTAATTACAATGAATCTCCAAGTATTAGCACAGATGAGTTGTAATCCTGCGATGGGTGGAATTGCAAAAGGTCAGATAGTAAGAGAAATAGATGCATTGGGTGGATATAGCGGAATTGTAACAGATAAAAGTCTATTACAATTTAGAATGCTTAATAGAAGTAAAGGTCCGGCAATGTGGAGCCCAAGAGCACAAAGTGATAGAATGTTATTCGCAGCTACATGGAGAGAAATGCTAGAACAAACTCCCAATCTAGATTTTTATCAAGATATGGTAACTGAAATAATCATAGAAAATGGAAAAGCATGCGGTGTAAAGACAAGTCTTGGTCATGAGATTAGATCCAAATCTGTGGTTATTACAAGTGGCACATTTCTAAATGGAGTTATTCATATAGGTGAAAAACAATTGAAAGGTGGTAGAATAGCTGAGAAAGGTGCTACTGGTATAACCGAACAATTAGTTGCCTATGGTATGGAAAGCGATCGTTTAAAAACAGGTACACCTCCAAGAGTAGATGGCAGAAGTTTAAATTATGATCTAATGGAAGAGCAAAAAGGAGATGAATACATTTCAGGTTTCTCTTACATGGATGTAAAAAAAATCAATGCAGAACAACAAAGAAGTTGCCATATTACTTATACCAATACCAATGTACATGAAATACTTAAAACCGGATTTGATAGAAGTCCAATGTACACAGGAAGAATTGAAGGCGTAGGTCCGAGATATTGTCCAAGTATTGAAGATAAAATAAATCGATTTGCTGATAAGGATAGACATCAAATATTTGTAGAACCAGAAGGTTTTCATACTTGCGAGATTTATGTAAATGGTTTTTCTACTTCACTTCCTGAAGATGTACAGATTAAAGCATTACGTCAAATAAAAGGATTTGAAAATGCAAAGATCTTTCGTCCAGGTTATGCAATTGAATATGACTTCTTCCCTCCTACACAATTGAAACTTACATTGGAAACTAAATTAATTTCTAATTTATTTTTTGCAGGACAGATCAATGGCACCACTGGATATGAAGAAGCTGCTTGTCAAGGTTTAATGGCAGGAATCAATGCACACCAAAAGATACATGAAAACGATCCATTTATCCTAAAAAGAAATGAAGCTTATATCGGTGTATTGATTGATGATCTAGTAAATAAAGGAACCAAAGAACCATATCGTATGTTTACAAGCCGTGCAGAATATAGGACACTTTTGAGACAAGATAATGCAGACCTCCGTTTGACTCCTAAGAGTTTTGAGTTAGGTTTAGCGAAAGAAGATAGAATGAAAAAAGTAGAAAAGAAAAATCAAGATGTACAACAGATCATATATGCAATGAAAGAAACAAATGTACTTCCTGATGAAATCAATCCTTATTTAACAGATATTTCTTCCGCTTCTATTACAGAAAAGCAAAGAGCAGCTAAGATATTGTTGCGACCTGATGTAGCTATACAACCTATTTTAGAGTCCGTAAAAGTACTCAAAGAAGAAACTGCACAATATAATTCTGAAACTATTGAACAAGCAGAAATTCAAATCAAATATGAAAAATATATTGAAAAAGAAGAAGAATTAGTTATAAGAATGAGTCAAATGGAAAATCTTAAAATACCAGAAAATTTCAATTATGAAAATATTCCAGCATTAAGAAAAGAATCCATGCTCAAACTAAATCAAATCAAACCTGCAACACTTGGACAAGCTAGTAGAATAAGCGGTGTCAACCCAAGTGACATCCAAATATTAATGGTCTACATGGGAAGATAA
- a CDS encoding carboxypeptidase-like regulatory domain-containing protein: MNYKLNLNQLILIPVVFLSSIMIAKAQRGTAIAGTVYDETHYKPIPNVKVETNSGHVTYTDSVGNYIITLLPKDSLWFNYKGRNTLKYASSIVKYTYQFNVSLKATSPLPDDKHWLSPVTVQANSYRLDSIRNRQEYAKIFNPDKGGFRLSQAAPGTFGVGVDVDALINSFKFAYNKRQEMYRRRIIEDEQYNYVSHRFTISLVRQLTNLSDTDRQIYMKEYRPNYFSLIYMNDLQLGQYIENTSKKYLEQKNRIYNDPFNENGSDQTIDFNS; encoded by the coding sequence TTGAATTATAAATTAAACCTGAATCAACTTATATTAATTCCTGTAGTCTTTTTGTCTAGCATAATGATTGCCAAAGCTCAAAGAGGAACAGCAATTGCAGGTACTGTGTATGACGAGACGCATTACAAACCTATACCAAATGTAAAAGTGGAAACAAATTCTGGTCATGTTACTTACACTGATTCAGTAGGTAATTATATAATTACATTACTTCCAAAAGATAGCCTTTGGTTTAATTATAAAGGTAGAAACACCTTAAAATACGCATCCAGTATAGTTAAATATACATATCAATTCAATGTAAGTCTAAAAGCAACTTCTCCTCTTCCTGATGATAAACATTGGTTATCTCCTGTGACTGTTCAAGCAAATAGTTATAGATTAGATTCTATAAGAAATAGGCAAGAATATGCTAAAATATTTAATCCAGATAAAGGTGGATTCAGATTATCTCAAGCTGCACCTGGTACATTTGGTGTAGGCGTAGATGTTGATGCATTAATCAATTCATTCAAATTTGCATACAACAAAAGACAAGAAATGTACCGCAGAAGAATTATTGAGGACGAACAATATAACTATGTAAGTCATAGATTTACGATTTCCTTAGTAAGACAATTGACAAATCTAAGTGATACAGACAGACAGATATACATGAAAGAATATAGACCCAATTATTTTTCACTCATATATATGAATGATCTACAATTAGGTCAATACATAGAAAATACAAGTAAAAAATACTTAGAACAAAAAAATAGAATTTATAATGATCCATTTAATGAAAATGGCTCAGATCAAACAATAGATTTTAATTCATAA
- a CDS encoding BamA/TamA family outer membrane protein, whose translation MLKNFSRKLFCFSFIYIGIVTQSNAQIKLAKKILHKYLTNERDSSRKPTFMPLPIFSYAQETRTELGLMGLYSFYTDRNDSMNRISTLSASGSFTQNSQYTGKLRADIWTKNNDLHVVSEIRYRDFPFYYYGIGANTLKSDRTLLDEKRFRAFFSVDKKVTGHYYIGGIIDFENYDYKAHDNNTGGIYPTQNLVGKNGGKILTLGIENLIDTRNTNTYTTKGQYINLDVNWAPNLFGKDNYRGALIDFDYRYFHSFTPKLVLGLNGNYSTLTRNNAPFYLLSTMGNDEIMRGYYNGRYRDKAFAAAQSELRYRFVPRFGVVAFAGLGTVYGQSKLSTGNIKPNYGGGLRYFFDLDKNMSVRIDYGVGQRVAGESRQGGFYFSFGEAF comes from the coding sequence ATGTTGAAGAATTTTAGCCGTAAATTATTTTGCTTTTCTTTTATATATATAGGTATCGTGACACAGTCGAATGCGCAGATTAAATTGGCAAAAAAAATATTGCATAAATATTTGACCAATGAAAGGGACAGCAGCAGAAAGCCCACTTTCATGCCACTTCCAATATTTTCTTATGCACAAGAGACTAGAACAGAATTGGGATTAATGGGTTTATATTCATTTTATACGGATAGAAATGATTCGATGAATCGTATTAGCACCTTAAGTGCAAGCGGTTCATTTACCCAAAATAGTCAGTATACTGGCAAATTAAGAGCAGATATTTGGACAAAAAATAATGATCTACACGTAGTATCTGAAATTCGTTACCGAGATTTTCCTTTCTATTATTATGGTATAGGTGCCAATACTTTAAAATCTGATCGTACGCTTTTGGATGAAAAAAGATTTCGCGCTTTTTTTAGTGTAGACAAAAAAGTAACCGGACATTATTATATAGGTGGTATTATTGATTTTGAAAATTACGACTATAAAGCGCATGATAATAATACAGGAGGAATATATCCTACACAAAATCTTGTAGGAAAAAATGGTGGTAAGATATTGACTTTAGGTATAGAAAATCTTATAGATACCAGAAATACTAATACTTATACCACCAAAGGGCAATATATCAATCTGGATGTCAACTGGGCACCTAATCTATTTGGAAAAGATAATTATCGTGGCGCACTTATAGATTTCGACTATAGATATTTCCATAGTTTCACTCCCAAGTTAGTGTTAGGATTAAATGGAAATTATAGTACACTTACAAGAAACAATGCACCGTTTTACCTGTTATCCACAATGGGTAATGACGAAATTATGCGTGGTTATTACAATGGACGTTATCGTGATAAGGCTTTTGCCGCAGCCCAATCAGAATTAAGATATCGGTTTGTTCCTAGATTTGGTGTAGTAGCATTTGCAGGTTTAGGAACCGTATATGGGCAAAGTAAATTAAGTACAGGAAATATTAAACCTAATTATGGCGGTGGACTACGTTACTTTTTTGATTTGGACAAAAATATGAGTGTCCGTATTGATTATGGTGTTGGACAAAGAGTAGCAGGCGAAAGTAGACAAGGCGGTTTTTATTTCTCCTTCGGGGAAGCATTTTAA
- the ybeY gene encoding rRNA maturation RNase YbeY gives MQKVFFHYADRNLSIKEKKSIHQSIEYIFQNENKPLERIDYIFCSDDYLLEINKTYLQHDFYTDIVTFDLSNEDSKETIGEIYISIDRIIDNAKKLHQPLFNEKLRVIFHGALHLCGYLDKKEVDEKLMRLKEDFYIQYHLNK, from the coding sequence ATGCAAAAAGTATTCTTCCATTACGCTGACCGTAATCTATCTATAAAAGAAAAGAAATCTATACATCAATCCATTGAATATATATTTCAAAATGAAAATAAACCACTTGAAAGAATAGATTATATATTTTGTTCAGATGATTATTTACTTGAAATAAATAAAACCTATTTACAACACGACTTCTATACAGATATAGTAACATTTGACTTAAGTAATGAAGATAGCAAGGAAACAATAGGCGAAATATATATTAGTATTGATAGAATCATCGATAACGCCAAAAAATTACATCAACCATTATTTAATGAGAAATTACGTGTTATATTTCACGGTGCATTACACTTATGTGGTTATTTAGATAAAAAAGAAGTAGATGAGAAACTTATGCGTCTAAAAGAAGACTTTTATATACAATACCATCTAAATAAGTAA
- a CDS encoding FeoA family protein, protein MKKLSELKVGQIAVIKEFCNDETFIKLMEMGCVPGELVKLEQIAPLGDPISIIVVGYNLSLRLSEADDILVELVESDVVLNKK, encoded by the coding sequence ATGAAGAAGCTATCAGAATTAAAAGTAGGTCAAATAGCAGTAATAAAGGAATTTTGTAATGATGAGACTTTTATTAAATTAATGGAAATGGGTTGTGTTCCAGGAGAATTGGTTAAGTTAGAACAAATTGCACCTTTAGGTGATCCAATTTCTATTATAGTTGTTGGTTATAATCTAAGTTTGAGATTGTCTGAGGCAGATGATATATTGGTAGAATTGGTAGAGTCTGATGTTGTTTTAAATAAGAAATAA
- the nadD gene encoding nicotinate (nicotinamide) nucleotide adenylyltransferase: MKIGLYFGSFNPIHNGHLIIAQHVLNNSDLDQIWFVVSPQNPFKPSKTLLNEYDRLNLVEIAIADNNRFKTSDIEFKLPKPSYTIDSITYLREKYPNNKFTIIVGGDSYQNIGKWKNSELLLSQNDIIVYARPGFELNLKAVRENITFLTEVPLLNISATYIRSCIIHKQSIQYLTPDNVIKEIEKNGYFERINLEK; encoded by the coding sequence ATGAAAATTGGTTTATATTTCGGTTCATTTAATCCTATTCATAATGGCCATCTAATAATTGCACAGCACGTTTTAAATAACTCAGATTTGGATCAAATATGGTTTGTGGTTTCTCCACAGAATCCTTTTAAACCTTCCAAAACCTTATTGAATGAATATGATAGATTAAATTTAGTAGAAATTGCTATTGCTGATAATAATAGATTTAAAACCTCTGATATTGAATTTAAGCTACCAAAACCTTCCTATACGATCGATTCAATTACTTATCTAAGAGAAAAATACCCTAATAATAAATTTACGATTATAGTAGGAGGGGATAGTTATCAGAATATAGGTAAATGGAAAAATAGTGAATTACTTCTATCTCAGAATGATATTATCGTATATGCTCGACCTGGATTTGAATTAAATCTAAAAGCTGTAAGAGAGAATATTACCTTTTTAACAGAAGTGCCTCTGTTAAATATATCAGCAACCTATATCCGTTCTTGTATTATTCATAAACAATCTATCCAATATTTAACACCAGATAATGTTATAAAGGAGATTGAAAAAAATGGATATTTTGAAAGAATAAACCTAGAAAAATAA
- the nadA gene encoding quinolinate synthase NadA — protein MNIDIALEKIEEKGYLDVAIDPTLDLFEEIQKLKKEKNAVLLAHYYQDADIQDVADYIGDSLGLAQQAAQTDADMIVFAGVHFMAETAKILNPTKKVLLPDLNAGCSLADSAPADAFRAFKAKYPDHIVVSYVNCTAEIKALSDIICTSGNVEKIIESIPMDQPIIFAPDKNLGAYVNKVTGRNMVLWNGSCMVHEIFSLEKILRLKTQHPKAKVLAHPECEQAVLDVADYVGSTTGILNFAKKDDAREYIVVTETGILHQMMKDNPNKTFIPAPPNNGCACNDCPHMKLNTLEKLYLCMKYEQPELLMDEQLRIEAKKPIDRMLEISRKAGLIK, from the coding sequence ATGAACATTGATATAGCGTTGGAAAAGATTGAAGAAAAAGGATATTTGGATGTAGCCATAGATCCAACTTTGGATCTGTTTGAAGAAATTCAAAAATTGAAAAAGGAAAAGAATGCAGTTTTGTTAGCACATTATTATCAAGATGCGGATATACAAGATGTAGCAGATTATATTGGGGATAGTTTGGGGCTTGCACAACAGGCTGCACAGACAGATGCAGATATGATTGTATTTGCTGGTGTACATTTCATGGCGGAAACTGCCAAGATCTTAAATCCAACTAAGAAAGTGTTGCTGCCTGATTTGAATGCTGGTTGCTCGCTTGCAGATAGCGCCCCTGCAGATGCTTTTAGAGCTTTCAAAGCAAAGTACCCTGATCATATCGTTGTTTCTTATGTGAATTGTACAGCTGAAATCAAAGCATTGAGTGATATTATCTGTACAAGTGGTAATGTGGAAAAGATCATTGAAAGTATCCCAATGGATCAACCTATCATATTTGCACCGGACAAAAATCTAGGTGCTTATGTAAATAAGGTTACGGGCCGCAATATGGTTCTTTGGAACGGATCCTGTATGGTTCATGAGATTTTTAGTTTGGAGAAGATTTTGCGCCTTAAAACGCAGCATCCAAAGGCAAAAGTATTGGCACATCCTGAATGCGAACAAGCTGTTTTGGATGTAGCAGATTATGTTGGAAGTACAACAGGTATTTTGAATTTTGCAAAAAAGGATGATGCACGAGAATATATTGTTGTCACGGAGACTGGTATTTTACATCAAATGATGAAGGATAACCCAAATAAGACCTTTATTCCTGCACCACCTAATAATGGCTGCGCATGTAACGATTGTCCTCATATGAAGCTTAATACGCTCGAGAAGCTATATTTATGCATGAAGTATGAACAACCTGAATTACTTATGGACGAACAATTGCGTATAGAGGCTAAAAAACCAATTGATCGGATGCTTGAAATAAGCAGAAAAGCAGGATTAATTAAATAA